The DNA sequence AGGCGTTCTCCGCCGGCGTGGACGACGTCCTGCTGGCCGGCCTCGCGCTCGCCGCCGCCGACTGGCGCCGGGCCGCGAACCCGGCCCTGCCCGCCGCCTACACCGGCGCCCTCCAGATCGACCTGGAAGGCCACGGCCGGGGCGGCAGCGACAGCGCCGGGCTCACCCCCGACCTGTCGCGCACGGTCGGCTGGTTCACCACCGTCCACCCCGTCCGCCTGGACGTCTCCACGCTCGACGTGCCCGCCGCCCTGGCCGGCGGCCCGGCGGCGGGCGACGCCCTCAAGCGGGTCAAGGAGCAGCTGCGGGCGGCCCCCGACCGGGGCCTGGGCCACGGCCTGCTGCGCCACCTCAACGCGCAGACCGCGCCCCTGCTCGCCGCGCTCCCCGCCTCGCAGCTCCTCTTCAACTACCGGGGGCGCACCGACCACCAGGGCGGGCCGCGCGACGGCCGCTGGCCCTTCGCCCCCGACGCGGAGCGGGCCGCCGTCGCCGAGGGCGCCGCGCCCGACCCGGCCATGCCGGTGCCGTACCCGCTGGAGCTCGACGCCGCCGTCACCACCGGCGCCGACGGCAGGCCGGAACTGGCCGTCGAATGGAGCTGGCCGCAGGCCCTGTTCACCGACGAGCAGGTGGCCGACCTCGCCGACCGCCTGTTCGCCGCGCTCGACGCCCTCGCCCGGCACACCGCCGACCCCCACGCCGGCGGCATCACCCCGTCCGACGTCCGCCTGGTCAGCCTCGACCAGAAGCGCATCGACCGCCTCGAAGCCCGCCTGCGTAGGCGCCGATGAACCCCGGCCAGCCGATGAGCCACGACCAGCAGCCCACCGCCCCCACTCCCTCCTGGACCGAGAACCCCACCATGAACGACGCCACCGCACCGACCCAGGCCGACTCCGCAGCGGGGTCCGCGCTGGAGGACGTCTACCCCCTGTCCTCCCTCCAGGAGGGCCTCCTCTTCCACGCCGTCTACGACGAGGACGCCCGCGACGTCTACGTCGTCCAGTCCCACCTCGACCTCGAAGGCCCGCTGGAGACCGCCGACTTGGCGGCCGCCGCCGACGCCCTGCTGCGCCGCCACGCCAACCTCCGCGCCGGTTTCTGGTACGACGACGGCGAGGAGCCCGTCCAGTTCGTCCCGCGCGACGTCGACACCCCCGTGCGCGAACGCGACCTCACCGCCCTCGCCGGCGACGCGGCGGCCCAGGAGGACGCGGTCCGCGCGGCCATGGCCGAGGACTGGAACCACCGCTTCGACCTCGCCGAACCGCCCCTGCTGCGGCTCACCCTGCTGCGCCTGGACGCGGACCGCGCCCGCCTGGTCATCACCTGCCACCACCTCCTCCTCGACGGCTGGTCCATGCCGATCCTGGTCCGGGAGCTGCTCACCCTCGTCGGCACGCGTGGCGACCTCGCCGCCCTGCCGCCCGTCCGCCCCTACCGCGACCACCTCGAACTGCTCGCCACCCGCGATACCGAGGCCGCCCGCCGGGCCTGGGCCGCCGCCCTCGACGGGTTCACCGAGCCCCACCCGGTGGCCCCCGGCGCCGCGCTCGGCGCGGCCGTCGAACCCGGTACCGTCGAGACCGAGGCGGGGCCCGAACTCACCGCCGCCGTCACCTCCGTGGCCCGCGCGCGCGGCCTGACCCTCGGCAACGTCGCCCACACCCTCTGGGGCGTCCTCGTCGGCTCCCTCACCGGCGCCACCGACGTCGTCAGCGGCACCACCGTCTCCGGCCGCCCGGCCGACCTGCCCGGCGCCGACACCATGGTCGGCCTGTTCATCAACACCCTGCCGGTCCGCGTCCGCCTCGCCCCCGACGCGACGCTCGCGAGCACCGCCGCCGCCGTCCAGGCCGACCAGGCCGCCCTCATGGACCACCAGCACCTCGGCCTCGGCGGCATCCAGCGGCTCACGGCCGTCGACGGGCCGCTGTTCGACACCCTGCTGGTCGTCGAGAACTACAGCGGCAGCGACGACGTCTCCGACACCCTCGGCGCGGCAGCCACGGGCAGCGGGCTGCGCGTCACCGGGCTCGGCGCCCGCGACGCCACGCACTACCCGCTGACGATGTCCGTGCTGCCCGGCGCCACCCTGCGCCTCGAACTCGGCTACCGGCCCGACCTGTTCGACGACGCGGCGGCCCGCCGCGTCACCGACCGCTTCCTGCGCCTGCTCACCCTCTTCGCCGAACAGCCCGACACCCCGCTGGCCCGGCTCGACACCCTGCTGCCCGGCGAGGGCGAGGAGCTGACGGCCGCCGCCGACGGCGGCGAGCACCCCGTCCCGGCGGGCACCGTCACCGACCTGTTCACCGCGCAGGCCGCCCGCACGCCCGACGCCACCGCCCTCGCCGGCCCGGCCCTCGACGGCGGCACCGAGCGGCTCTCCTTCGCCGCACTCGACGAGGGCTCCGACCGGCTCGCCCGGCTGCTCCGCGCCCGGGGCCTCGGTGCCGAGCGCGTCGCCGCCCTCGCCCTGCCGCGCTCCACCGCGTCCGTCACGGCGATCCTCGCCGTCCTCAAGGCCGGGGGCGCCTACCTGCCGCTGGACCTCGACCACCCCGACGAGCGCCTCGCCCTGCTCCTGGACGACGCCCGGCCCGCCCTCCTTGTCGCCACCCGCGAGGTCGCCGACCGCCTGCCCGCCACCCCCGGCACGGCCGTCGTCCTCCTCGACGACTCCGAGGTCCGCGCGGCCCTCGACGCGCTGCCCGCCGGGCCGCTCACCGACGCCGAGCGCGGCGGACCCGTCGCCCCCGGCCACCCCGCGTACGTCATCCACACCTCCGGCTCCACCGGCCGCCCCAAGGGCGTCGTCATTGAGCACCGCGGCCTCACCGCGCTCGCCCACGACCACCTCGACACCATCTTCGCCGACGCCGTCCGCGCCACCGGCCGCGACCGGCTGCGCGCCCTGCACACCGCCTCGTTCTCCTTCGACTCCTCCTGGGAACAGCTCATCTGGCTGATCGGCGGCCACGAGCTGCACGTCCTCGGCGAGCACGAGCGCCGGGACGCCGAGGCGGTCGTCGCGTACGCCCGGGAACACCGCGTCGACACCCTCGACGTCACCCCCACGTACGCCCAGCAGCTCCTCGACAGCGGGCTCCTCGACCCCGACGCCCCGCACCGGCCGGCTGTCCTGCTGCTCGGCGGCGAGGCCGTGCCCGAGGCGCTGTGGGCGCGGCTGCACCGCGCACCCGGCCTGACCTGCGTCAACTACTACGGGCCCACCGAGTTCACCGTCGACGCCCTCGCCGCCGACCTCGCCGACAGCCCCACCCCGACCGTCGGCCGGCCGCTGCGCAACACCCGCGCCCACGTCCTGGACGGCTGGCTGCGGCCCGTGCCCGTCGGCGTTCCCGGCGAGCTCTACCTCGCCGGCGCCCAGCTCGCCCGCGGCTACCTCGACCGCCCGGGCACCACCGCGTCCCGCTTCGTCGCCGACCCCTACGGCCCGGCCGGCAGCCGTATGTACCGCACCGGCGACCTCGTCCGCCGCCGCCCGGACGGCGGCCTGGACTTCCTCGGCCGCACCGACGACCAGGTGAAGATCCGCGGCTACCGCATCGAACTCGGCGAGATCGAGGCCGTCCTCGCCGACCAGCCCGCCGTCGGCCACGCCGCCGTCCTCGTCCGCACGAGCGCGTCCGGCGTCAAGCGCGTCGTCGCCTATGTCGTCCCGGCTCCCGGCGCCACGCCGGACACCGGGGAGCTGCGGGCCGCCTGCGCGGCGCGGCTGCCCGAGTACATGGTCCCGTCCGCCTTCGCCGTCCTCGACGCGCTCCCGCTCAACGTCAACGGCAAGATCGACCGGACCGCGCTGCCGGCCGACGACGCCCTCGACTACGCCGGGCACGCCGACGACCGCGAGCCCGCCGACGCCACCGAGGCCCTGCTCTGCCGGATCTTCGCCGAGGTCCTCGACCTGCCCCGGGCCGGCGTCCACGACGACTTCTTCCGCCTCGGCGGCGACAGCATCACCTCCATCCGCCTCGTCGGCGCCGCCCGCGCCGAGGGCCTCGCCCTCAGCCCCCGCGACGTCTTCGAGGGCCGCACCCCGGCCGGACTCGCCGAGCGCGCACGCGGGGAGGCTTCTGACAGCACCCCGTTCACCGCGCCTGAGCTGCCCCGGCCCAGCGACGAGGCCCGCGCCGCCGCGCCCGAAGAGGCCGAGGTCTGGCCGCTCTCCCCGCTCCAGCGCGGCCTCCTCTTCGAGGCCCTGTACGACGAGGACGCGCTCGACGTCTACACCTCCCGCGACGTCGTCACCCTCCGCCGGCCCGTTCCCCTCGACGCGCTGCGCGCCGCCGTGACCGCCGTCCTCGACCGCCACCCCAACCTGCGCGCCGGCTTCCTGCACGACGGACTCGACGAGCCCGTCCAGTTCATCCCGGACGCGGTGGACGTGCCCGTCACCGAGGCCGACCTGCGCGAACTCGCGCCGGAGGCCGCCGACGCCGAACTCGCCCGGCTCCGGGACGCCGAGGCCCGCACCCGCTTCGACCTGACGAACCCGCCGCTGCTGCGCCTGGTCTCCGTCCTCACCCCCGACGGCCGGCAGCACATCCTCGTCACCAACCACACGCTGCTGTGGGACGGCTGGTCGTCCGGGCTGTTCCTCCAGGAGCTGCTGGCCCACTGCCACGCCCTCGTCACCACCGGCTCCCTCGCATCCCCCGACGGCGAAGAGCCGCTCCCCTACCGGGACTTCCTCGCCTGGCTGCACGCCCAGGACACCGCCGCCGGCGAGGAGGCGTGGCGCACGGCCCTGGCCGGCGTCGAGGAGCCGACGCTCGTCGCCCCGCACGCCCGCGAGCGCGCCTCGCTCCTCCCCGAGGAGCACACCACCGAGCTCACCGCCGAACTGAGCGCCCGCGTCACCGGCTGGGCCCAGGCCCACGGCCTGACCCTCAACACCGTGCTCTCCGGCGCTTGGGGCCTGCTCCTCGCCGGGCTCACCGGCCGGCAGGACGTGGTCTTCGGGACGACCGTCTCCGGCCGCCCCGCCGACCTGCCGGGCATCGACCGGACCGTCGGCATGTTCCTCAACACCGTCCCCGTCCGCGTCCGCCTCGACCGCGACGAGACGGCGGCCGGCCTCCTCACCCGCCTCCAGCGCGAACAGGCGGCCCTCCTGCCCCACCACCAGCTCAGCCTGGGCGCCATCCAGCGCACCACCGGCCTCGCCCGCCTCTTCGACACCCTCCAGGTGCTCCGCAACACCCCCGTCGACCAGGACGAGCGCGACCGCGTCGGCGAGGCCCTGGGCGTCGAGGGCGTCACGGACGTCGACGCCACGCACTTCCCGCTCATCTTCACCGCCAACCCCGGCGAGCGGCTCACCTTCGACTGGAAGTTCCGCCCCGACGCCTTCGACCGCGCCACGGTCGAGGAGCACGCCGGACGGCTCGTCACCCTGCTCGACCGCGTCACCGCCGGTCCCGAGGTGCCCGTCCGCGCCCTGGACGTGCTGACCGGGCGGGAACGCGGCCTGGTGCTGGGGGAGTGGGCGGCGACGGACCGGGAGCTGCCGGACGCCTCGGTGGCCGACCTGCTGGCCGAGCGCGCCGCCGCCGTCCCGGACGCGGCCGCCCTCGTCGCCGGGGGCCGCGTCTGGACCTACGCCGAACTCGACGCCCGGGTCAACCGCCTCGCGCGGCTGTTCCTCGCCCGGGGCGCCGGACCCGACCGGGTGGTCGCCCTCGGGCTGCCCCGGTCGCTCGACATGGTGGCCGCCCTGTTCGCCGTCCTGCGCGCCGGCGCCGCGTACCTGCCGCTCGAACTCGACTACCCGGCCGACCGCCTCGCCTACATGGTCGCCGAGACCCGTCCCGTCGTCCTGGTCACCGACTCGACCGTCCGTGACCGGATGCCGGACGTGTACGGCGTCCCGGTCGTCGAGCTGGACGACCCGGCAATGGTCACCGAACTCGCCGCGCTGCCGGGTGAGTTCGTAGACGCGGACGTCGATCTGGACGCGGCGGCGTATGTCATCTTCACGTCGGGGTCGACGGGTCGGCCGAAGGGTGTGGTGACGCCGTACCGGGGGCTGACGAACATGCAGCTCAATCACCGCGAGGCGATTTTCGAGCCGGTGGTCTCGGCCGCGGGCGGGCGGCGGTTGCGGATCGCGCACACGGTGTCGTTCTCCTTCGACATGTCGTGGGAGGAGCTGCTGTGGCTGGTCGAGGGGCACGAGGTGCATGTCCTGGACGAGTCGCTGCGGCGTGACGCGGAGGGGCTGGCCGCCTACTGCGCCGAGCACGAGGTCGACGTCATCAATGTGACGCCCTCCTATGCCCAAGCGCTCGTGGAATGCGGCCTGTTGGACGACGGCCGGCACCGGCCCGTCCTCGTTCTGCTGGGTGGCGAGGCCGTGCCCGAGTCGCTGTGGACGCGGCTGCGTGAGACGCCGGGTGTGATGGGCTACAACCTCTACGGTCCGACCGAGTACACGATCAACACCCTTGGCGGGGGCACGCTGGACAGCGCCACCGCCACCGTCGGGCGTCCGATCTGGAACACCCGCGCCCACGTCCTCGACGCCTGGCTGAGGCCGGTCCCGGTCGGCGTGCCCGGCGAGCTGTACGTGTCGGGCGTCGGTCTCGCCCGGGGGTACCTCGACCGTCCGGGTTTGACCGCCGGCCGGTTCGTGGCGGATCCGTTCGGGGAGCCGGGTGCGCGGATGTACCGCACGGGTGACGTGGTGCGGTGGCGGCAGGACGGGCTGCTGGACTTCCTGGGCCGGGTCGACGACCAGGTGAAGATCCGGGGATACCGGGTCGAGCCGGGGGAGATCGAGGACGCCCTGACCGGGCACCCCTCGGTTGCTCAGGCGGCCGTTGTGGTCCGTGAGGACGTCCCCGGCCTCAAGCGCCTGGCCGCTTACCTGGTCCCGGCCGCCGGTGCCGTGGATGTCGCCGAGGTCCGCCGGTCGCTCGCCGCGTCGCTGCCGGAGTACATGGTGCCGTCGGCGTTCGTCGTCCTCGGCGCGCTGCCGCTGACTGTCAACGGCAAGCTCGACCGCAAGGCCCTCCCCGCCCCCGACCTCGGCGGCACCGGCCGCGCCCCCCGCAACGAGCGCGAGGAACTTCTCTGCGCCCTCTTCGGCGAGGTGCTGGGTGTCCAGGCCGTCGGCCCCGACGACCACTTCCTCGATCTCGGCGGCCACTCCCTCCTGGCCACCCGCCTCGTCAGCCGCATCCGCACCGAACTCGGCACCGACCTCGCCGTCCGCGACCTCTTCGAGGCCCCGACCCCGGCCGCGCTCGCCGAGCGCACCGCCCCGGGCGCCGACCGCCGCCCCGCCCTGACCTGCCGCGAGCGCCCGGCCGAACTGCCGCTCTCGCACGCCCAGCGGCGCATGTGGTACCTCCAGAACCTCGACGACGCGGGCGTCACGTACAACGTCCCGCTCGTCGTCCGCGTGACCGGCGCGCTCGACGAGGACGCGCTGCGGCACGCCGTCGCCGACGTGGCCCGGCGCCACGAGAGCCTCCGCACGGTCGTCGCCGAACACGAGGGCCGGCCCGTCCAGCGGATCCTCGACGCGCCCGACCCTGCCGAGGCGCTGCACACCGCCGCCACGACGGAGGAGACCCTGTCCGCGGACGTCGAGACGGCCGTCCGCCACGCCTTCGACCTCACGCGCGAACTACCGCTGCGTGTCACGGTGTTGGAGGTCGCCCCCGAGGACCACGTCCTCGTCCTCCTCTTCCACCACATCGCCGGCGACGAGTGGTCGATGCTGCCGTTCATCGACGACCTCACCGCCGCGTACACCGCCCGCGCGGCGGGCACGGCCCCCGGCTGGGAGCCGCTGCCCGTGCAGTACGCCGACTACACGCTCTGGCAGCGCGAGCTGCTGGGCGACCCGGCCGACGAGCGGAGCGCCCATCACCGGCAGACCGCCTACTGGCGGCAGGCCCTGGACGGCCTGCCCGAGGAACTCGCCCTGCCCCGCGACCGGGCACGCGGCCGGGACACCGGCCACCGCGGCGACACCGTGCGCGCCCAGGTGCCGCCGGCCGTCTACCGCGGCCTCCGCGACGCGGCGACGGCCACCGGCACCACGACGTTCATGGTGCTCCAGGCCGCCGTCGCCACGCTCCTCCACCGGCTCGGCGCAGGGGACGACATCCCGCTCGGCGCGCCCGTCGCGGGCCGCTCGGACGCTGCGCTTGACGGGCTCGTGGGCTTCTTCGTCAACACCCTGGTGCTGCGGAACGACCTGTCCGGCGACCCGACGTTCACCGAACTGCTCGGCCGGGTACGGGAGAACGACCTGGCCGCCTTCGCCCATCAGGACCTGCCGTTCGACAGCCTCGTCGAGGCGCTCAACCCGCCGCGCGCGGCTGGCCGCCACCCGCTGTTCCAGGTGATGCTCGGCTACCAGAACAACGACGGCCGCGCCGGCCGGCTCCTGGGCCTGGAGAGCCGCATCCTGCCCTTCGAGCTCGGCGCCGCCAAGTTCGAACTCGACTTCAACTTCGAGGAGACGCCCACCGCCGAGGAGATCGACATCGCCTTCGAGTACGCGGTCGACCTCTACGACCGTGCCACCGCCGAGGCCCTCGTCGAACGCCTCCTCTCCCTCCTCGCCCAGATCGCCGAGGACCCGCACCGCCGCGTCGGCACCCTGGACGTGCTGACCGCGCGCGAGCGCGGCCTGGTGCTGGGGGAGTGGGCGGCGACGGACCGCGCGCTGCCCGAGAAGTCGGTGGCGCAGCTGCTGGCCGAGCGCGCCGCGACCGTCCCGGACGCGGTCGCGCTGGTGGCCGACGAGCGGGTGTGGACCTTCGCCGAACTGGACGCCGAGGTCGACCGCCTGGCACGGCTGCTGGCGGCCCGGGGCGCCGGTCCCGAGCGGGTGGTGGCGCTGGGGCTGCCGCGTTCGCTGGAGATGGTCGCGGCGCTGTTCGCGGTGCTGCGGACCGGGGCGGCGTACCTGCCGCTGGAGCTGGACTATCCGGTGGACCGGCTTGCCTACATGGTCGCCGAGACCCGTCCCGTGGTCCTGCTGACCGACTCGACCGCCCGGCACCGGATGCCGGACGTGCACGGCGTCCCCGTCGTCGAACTGGACGATCCGTGCGTCGCCAAGGAGTTGGCCGATTTCCCGGCCGGTCCGGTGGACGCGGACGTCGATCTCGACGCGGCGGCGTATGTCATCTTCACGTCGGGGTCGACGGGTCGACCGAAGGGTGTGGTGACGCCGTACCGGGGTCTGACGAATATGCAGCTCAATCACCGCGAGGCGATTTTCGAGCCGGTGGTCTCGGCCGCGGGCGGTCGGCGGCTGCGGATCGCGCACACGGTGTCGTTCTCCTTCGACATGTCGTGGGAGGAGCTGCTGTGGCTGGTCGAGGGGCACGAGGTGCATGTCCTGGACGAGTCGCTGCGGCGTGACGCGGAGGGGCTGGCCGCCTACTGCGCCGAGCACGAGGTCGACGTCATCAATGTGACGCCCTCCTATGCCCAAGCGCTCGTGGAATGCGGCCTGTTGGACGAGGACCGGCACCGGCCGGCGCTGGTCCTGCTGGGCGGTGAGGCCGTGGCCGACTCCCTCTGGACGCGGCTGCGCGAAACGCCTGGCGTGATGGGCTACAACCTCTACGGCCCGACCGAGTACACGATCAACACCCTCGGCGGGGGCACGCTGGACAGCGCCACCGCCACCGTCGGGCGTCCGATCTGGAACACCCGCGCCCACGTCCTCGACGCCCACCTCCGGCCCGTGCCCGTCGGCGTCCCCGGCGAGCTCTACGTCTCCGGCGTCGGACTCGCCCGGGGCTACCTCGGCCGTCCCGGCCTGACCGCCGGCCGTTTCGTGGCGGATCCGTTCGGGGAGCCGGGTGCGCGGATGTACCGCACGGGCGACGTCGTACGCTGGCGGCAGGACGGGCTGCTGGACTTCCTCGGCCGGGTCGACGATCAGGTCAAGATCCGCGGCTACCGGGTCGAGCCCGGCGAGATCGAGGACGCGCTGACCGCCGACGCCTCCGTCGCCCAAGCGGCCGTCGTGGTCCGCGAGGACGTCCCCGGCGTGAAGCGCCTGGCCGCCTACCTCGTCCCCGCCGCCGATGCCGTGGACGTCGCGGAGCTCCGCCGGTCGCTGGCCGCGCGGTTGCCGGAGTACATGGTCCCGTCGGCGTTCGTCGTCCTCGGCGCGCTGCCGCTGACCGTCAACGGCAAGCTCGACCGCAAGGCCCTCCCCGCGCCCACCGCCGCCGACACGGCCGTCGGTTCTACCGGCCGGGCCCCGCGCGACGCCGTGGAGCAGACGCTGTGTAACGTCTTCGCCGAGGTGCTCGGACTGCCCGACGTCGGCGTCGACGACGGCTTCTTCGACCTCGGCGGCCACTCGCTGCTGCTGATGTCCCTGCTGCACGGCGTCCGCGACGCGTTCGGCACCGGCGTGACCGTCGGCGACGTGCTGGCCCGGCCCACCGTCGCCGAGCTCGCGGCCTTCCTCACCGCCCGGCCGGACGAGGGTGCCCCGGAGACCACCGCGGCCCTTTCCTGAACCACCCGAGATCACCAACAATCGACCCGGATCCCCCCCCACCTCACCAAAGGAGCACCGCAGATGAGCGCCACCAACCCCTTCGAGGACAACGACGCCCGCTACTACGTCCTCGTCAACGCCGAGAACCAGCACTCGCTGTGGCCGGTGTTCGCGGAGGTCCCCGCCGGCTGGACCGTCGTGCACGGCGAGGACAGCCTCCAGGGCTGCACCGAGTACGTGGACGCCAACTGGACGGACATGCGCCCGGCCAGTCTCGCCGCGCGGTCCTGACCCGGACCCCCGCCCCCGCCCCGCGCGGTCCGGACCGGTC is a window from the Streptomyces mobaraensis genome containing:
- a CDS encoding MbtH family protein, encoding MSATNPFEDNDARYYVLVNAENQHSLWPVFAEVPAGWTVVHGEDSLQGCTEYVDANWTDMRPASLAARS